A genome region from Solanum pennellii chromosome 12, SPENNV200 includes the following:
- the LOC107007059 gene encoding acylsugar acyltransferase 3-like yields the protein MSASRLVSLSRKIIKPSSPTPLSHRIHKLSLMDQMGTHSYMAALLFYPKQNTTTSMPEPTKISQVLEKSLSKVLTSYYPFAGQVRDNSFVECNDIGADLSQVRIDCPMSSIFDHPRTYIDNLVLPFDPWFPSTDSLVAAKLCHFECGGVALGVCLSHKVSDGYSLGKFLKDWSMVARDSEAKLSLLFNGSSIFKPSNSSSFQVVADPPLYKNESKRFHFTASNLKSLKSLISSSADSATQICPTTVEAITAFIYRCVSTPQSLLIQAVDQRGTSNDALVPADLTGNAILPFVVSATNKEEMNLERLVSELRKGKEKIQDMLKYIESEEFLCSMVSDIARELNERTSNNDIPMYRFSSLRRFPSNDINFGWGRPRQVDFSTYPMNMFILMDNQNGDGVEVIASLQDGELSALERNDEFLQFASPCLGF from the coding sequence ATGTCTGCTTCAAGACTTGTTTCACTTTCAAGAAAGATTATCAAACCTTCTTCACCAACTCCACTTTCACATAGAATTCACAAGCTCTCACTTATGGATCAAATGGGGACTCACTCCTATATGGCAGCTTTGTTATTCTACCCGAAACAGAACACAACGACAAGCATGCCAGAACCAACGAAGATATCTCAAGTTCTTGAAAAATCCCTTTCCAAAGTCCTAACGTCATACTATCCGTTTGCTGGACAAGTAAGAGACAACTCCTTTGTCGAATGTAATGACATAGGGGCCGATCTATCCCAAGTCCGAATTGATTGTCCAATGTCTAGTATCTTTGATCACCCTCGTACTTACATCGATAATCTAGTACTTCCTTTTGATCCTTGGTTCCCATCAACGGACAGTTTAGTCGCAGCTAAACTTTGTCATTTTGAATGTGGTGGCGTAGCGCTTGGTGTATGCCTTTCACACAAGGTTAGTGATGGTTACAGTTTGGGTAAATTCTTAAAGGACTGGTCCATGGTAGCGCGCGATTCAGAAGCAAAACTATCTCTTCTGTTTAATGGATCATCAATATTTAAACCATCAAACTCTTCATCATTTCAAGTAGTTGCTGATCCTCCTTTATacaaaaatgaatcaaaaaGGTTTCATTTTACAGCCTCCAACTTGAAATCTCTCAAGTCCTTGATTAGTTCATCAGCTGATTCCGCAACTCAAATCTGTCCTACGACAGTAGAAGCAATCACTGCATTCATATACAGATGTGTTAGTACACCACAATCCTTACTGATACAAGCAGTAGATCAACGCGGAACAAGTAATGATGCACTAGTTCCAGCAGACTTAACCGGGAATGCTATTCTTCCTTTCGTTGTATCAGCAACGAATAAGGAAGAGATGAATTTGGAAAGACTAGTTAGTGAGCTTAGAAAAGGTAAAGAGAAGATACAAGATATGCTAAAATACATTGAATCAGAAGAGTTCCTATGTTCAATGGTATCTGATATAGCTAGAGAACTAAACGAACGAACCTCAAACAACGATATTCCTATGTATAGATTTAGTAGTTTAAGGAGATTCCCGTCAAATGACATAAATTTTGGATGGGGGAGGCCAAGACAAGTTGATTTTTCTACTTATCCAATGAATATGTTCATTTTGATGGATAACCAAAATGGGGACGGAGTTGAAGTGATCGCAAGCTTGCAAGACGGAGAGTTGTCTGCATTAGAAAGAAATGATGAGTTTCTTCAGTTTGCTTCTCCATGCTTAGGATTCTAA